One genomic segment of Salinigranum rubrum includes these proteins:
- a CDS encoding GNAT family N-acetyltransferase, whose protein sequence is MNVEPQTLEAEYVRLEPLSREEHLRELQEAAASSIFEWFADDYSTPEAMEGFVEAALDAQEEGESLPFATVHRETGEAIGSTRFCTIRPDNRSVEIGWTWLTPDHQRTPANTEAKYLMLRHAFEEWSCARVEFETAAGNDRSRAALVRIGATLEGVLRKHMLVQGEPTDSAYFSVIDEEWPVVKQSLEDALDRSMP, encoded by the coding sequence ATGAACGTCGAGCCGCAGACCCTCGAAGCGGAGTACGTACGGCTGGAACCGCTGTCGCGCGAGGAACACCTCCGAGAGCTACAGGAGGCGGCAGCGTCGTCGATCTTCGAGTGGTTCGCCGACGACTACTCGACACCCGAGGCGATGGAGGGGTTCGTCGAGGCGGCGCTGGACGCACAGGAGGAGGGGGAGTCGCTTCCGTTCGCGACGGTTCACCGAGAGACCGGCGAGGCGATCGGCTCGACCCGGTTCTGTACGATTCGCCCGGACAATCGAAGCGTCGAGATCGGCTGGACGTGGCTGACACCGGACCACCAGCGGACGCCGGCGAACACCGAAGCGAAGTACCTCATGCTCCGGCACGCGTTCGAGGAGTGGTCGTGTGCTCGCGTCGAGTTCGAGACGGCCGCCGGAAACGATCGGTCGCGGGCGGCGCTCGTACGGATCGGTGCCACGCTGGAGGGCGTCCTCCGCAAGCACATGCTCGTGCAGGGAGAACCGACCGACAGCGCGTACTTCAGTGTCATCGACGAGGAGTGGCCGGTGGTGAAACAGTCGCTGGAGGACGCGCTCGACCGGTCGATGCCGTGA
- the tuf gene encoding translation elongation factor EF-1 subunit alpha, giving the protein MADKPHQNLAIIGHVDHGKSTLVGRLLFETGSVPEHVIEQYREEAEEKGKGGFEFAYVMDNLAEERERGVTIDIAHQRFDTDKYYFTIVDTPGHRDFVKNMITGASQADHAVLVVAADDGVAPQTREHVFLSKTLGIETLIVAVNKMDTVDYSEETYKEVKAEVQKLLKQVRFDSDDARFIPISAFEGDNVAEHSENTPWYDGPTILEALNDLPEMSPPTDAPLRIPIQDVYTISGIGTVPVGRIETGVLKPGMNVVFMPSDVGGEVKTVEMHHEEVDEAGPGDNVGFNVRGVGKDDIRRGDVCGEASNPPKVAETFKAQIVVMQHPSVITVGYTPVLHAHTAQVACTFESIDQKLDPKTGEVAEENPDFIKAGDAAVVTLRPQKPLSIEPSGEIPELGSFAVRDMGQTIAAGKVLEVNER; this is encoded by the coding sequence ATGGCAGACAAACCACACCAGAACTTAGCGATCATCGGCCACGTCGACCACGGAAAGAGCACGCTCGTCGGTCGCCTCCTGTTCGAGACCGGTTCCGTTCCCGAGCACGTCATCGAGCAGTACCGCGAGGAGGCCGAGGAGAAGGGCAAGGGCGGCTTCGAGTTCGCCTACGTGATGGACAACCTCGCCGAGGAACGGGAGCGAGGTGTCACCATCGACATCGCCCACCAGCGGTTCGACACGGACAAGTACTACTTCACCATCGTGGACACGCCCGGCCACCGCGACTTCGTGAAGAACATGATCACGGGGGCGAGTCAGGCCGACCACGCCGTGCTCGTCGTCGCCGCCGACGACGGCGTCGCGCCCCAGACCAGAGAGCACGTCTTCCTCTCGAAGACCTTGGGCATCGAGACGCTCATCGTCGCCGTCAACAAGATGGACACCGTCGACTACTCCGAGGAGACGTACAAGGAGGTCAAAGCGGAGGTCCAGAAACTCCTCAAACAGGTCCGGTTCGACTCGGACGACGCGCGCTTCATCCCCATCTCGGCGTTCGAGGGCGACAACGTCGCCGAACACTCCGAGAACACGCCGTGGTACGACGGGCCCACTATCCTGGAGGCGCTGAACGACCTCCCGGAGATGTCGCCGCCCACCGACGCGCCGCTCCGCATCCCCATTCAGGACGTCTACACCATCTCGGGCATCGGGACGGTTCCCGTCGGACGGATCGAGACCGGCGTCCTGAAACCCGGAATGAACGTGGTGTTCATGCCCTCCGACGTGGGAGGAGAGGTGAAGACGGTCGAGATGCACCACGAGGAGGTCGACGAGGCCGGCCCCGGCGACAACGTCGGGTTCAACGTCCGCGGCGTCGGCAAGGACGACATCCGCCGCGGCGACGTCTGCGGCGAGGCGTCGAACCCGCCGAAAGTGGCGGAGACGTTCAAGGCTCAGATCGTCGTCATGCAGCACCCCTCGGTCATCACCGTCGGCTACACGCCGGTCCTGCACGCCCACACGGCGCAGGTCGCGTGCACGTTCGAGTCCATCGACCAGAAACTCGACCCGAAAACCGGGGAGGTCGCCGAGGAGAACCCCGACTTCATCAAGGCGGGCGACGCCGCCGTCGTGACGCTCCGTCCGCAGAAGCCCCTCAGCATCGAGCCGTCCGGTGAGATCCCCGAACTCGGCAGCTTCGCCGTCCGCGACATGGGTCAGACCATCGCCGCCGGCAAGGTGCTCGAAGTCAACGAGCGCTGA
- a CDS encoding DUF7383 domain-containing protein, producing MSHRANYATLYLGVQLAPERRVLDLDWATNVGDTTDVYEFEVPTDDAQDAYVGLQAFDVGEYGHEIEVNGEPLSGFDIPPNDGWQYWVDTLTDVTLREGTNTLRIRRDPDSRDAFAVGTVTVHWKEPDGSI from the coding sequence GTGTCACACCGCGCGAACTACGCGACGCTGTACCTGGGCGTCCAACTCGCCCCGGAGCGTCGGGTGCTCGACCTCGACTGGGCGACTAACGTCGGCGACACCACCGACGTCTACGAGTTCGAGGTCCCGACCGACGACGCACAGGACGCGTACGTGGGGCTGCAGGCGTTCGACGTCGGTGAGTACGGTCACGAGATCGAGGTGAACGGCGAGCCGCTGTCGGGGTTCGACATCCCGCCGAACGACGGCTGGCAGTACTGGGTGGACACGCTGACGGATGTAACCCTCCGCGAGGGGACGAACACCCTGCGCATCCGCCGGGACCCCGACTCGCGCGACGCGTTCGCCGTCGGGACCGTCACCGTCCACTGGAAGGAGCCCGACGGCAGTATATAA
- the thsB gene encoding thermosome subunit beta, with protein MIILGDDSQRVKDRDAQAYNIRAARAVADAVRSTLGPKGMDKMLVDSMGDVTITNDGVTILKEMDIDNPTAEMIVEVAETQEDEAGDGTTTAVAIAGELLKNAEDLLEQDIHPTAIIKGFHLASEHARAEIDDIAERVDPEDEELLKKVAETSMTGKGAELNKELLAELIVGAVQQVTVEADDGSYVVDLENVNIETQTGRSAGESELLTGAVIDKDPVHEDMPLEFDDANVLLINEAIEIEEADVDTQVNIDSPDQLQKFLDREESQLKEKVDQIEATGANVVFCQKGIDDMAQHYLAKKGILAVRRVKKSDIKFLKNVLGGSIVSDLDSATEADLGHGSVRRDDEDELFYVEGPDAHGVTLLLRGSTDHVVDELERGINDALDVVTSTVTDGRVVAGGGAIEVELASRLRDYADSVEGREQLAVEAFADALELVPRVLAENAGLDAIDTLVDLRAAHEEGQVRAGLNVFSGDVVDTFDAGVVEPAHSKEQALSSATEAANLVLKIDDIIAAGDLSTDKGDDEEGGAGGMGGMGGMGGMGGAM; from the coding sequence ATGATCATTCTCGGTGACGACTCCCAGCGCGTCAAGGACCGCGACGCGCAGGCGTACAACATCCGCGCGGCTCGCGCCGTGGCCGACGCCGTACGGTCGACACTCGGCCCGAAAGGGATGGACAAGATGCTCGTCGACTCGATGGGCGACGTCACCATCACGAACGACGGCGTCACCATCCTCAAGGAGATGGACATCGACAACCCGACGGCCGAGATGATCGTCGAGGTCGCCGAGACCCAGGAGGACGAGGCCGGCGACGGGACGACGACGGCCGTGGCCATCGCGGGCGAACTCCTGAAGAACGCCGAGGACCTCCTCGAACAGGACATCCACCCGACGGCGATCATCAAGGGCTTCCACCTCGCGAGCGAGCACGCCCGAGCGGAGATCGACGACATCGCCGAGCGCGTCGACCCCGAGGACGAAGAACTCCTGAAGAAGGTCGCCGAGACGTCGATGACCGGCAAGGGTGCCGAACTCAACAAGGAGCTCCTCGCCGAACTCATCGTCGGCGCCGTCCAGCAGGTCACGGTCGAGGCCGACGACGGCTCCTACGTGGTCGACCTCGAGAACGTCAACATCGAGACGCAGACCGGCCGCTCCGCCGGCGAGAGCGAACTCCTCACGGGCGCGGTCATCGACAAGGACCCCGTCCACGAGGACATGCCCCTCGAGTTCGACGACGCCAACGTGCTGCTCATCAACGAGGCCATCGAGATCGAGGAGGCCGACGTCGACACGCAGGTCAACATCGACTCCCCCGACCAGCTTCAGAAGTTCCTCGACCGCGAGGAGTCTCAGCTGAAGGAGAAGGTCGACCAGATCGAGGCCACGGGCGCGAACGTCGTCTTCTGTCAGAAGGGCATCGACGACATGGCCCAGCACTACCTCGCGAAGAAGGGCATCCTGGCCGTTCGCCGCGTGAAGAAGTCGGACATCAAGTTCCTCAAGAACGTCCTCGGCGGCTCCATCGTCTCGGACCTCGACTCGGCCACCGAGGCCGACCTCGGGCACGGCTCCGTCCGCCGCGACGACGAGGACGAACTGTTCTACGTCGAGGGCCCCGACGCCCACGGCGTCACGCTGCTGCTGCGCGGCTCCACCGACCACGTGGTCGACGAACTCGAACGCGGCATCAACGACGCGCTCGACGTCGTCACCTCCACCGTCACCGACGGTCGCGTGGTGGCTGGCGGCGGTGCCATCGAGGTCGAACTCGCCTCGCGCCTCCGCGACTACGCCGACTCCGTCGAGGGCCGCGAGCAGCTCGCCGTCGAGGCGTTCGCGGACGCGCTCGAACTCGTCCCGCGCGTGCTGGCCGAGAACGCCGGCCTCGACGCCATCGACACGCTCGTCGACCTCCGCGCCGCCCACGAGGAGGGTCAGGTCCGCGCCGGCCTGAACGTCTTCAGCGGCGACGTCGTCGACACGTTCGACGCGGGCGTCGTCGAACCGGCCCACTCGAAGGAGCAGGCGCTCTCCTCGGCCACCGAGGCCGCGAACCTCGTCCTCAAAATCGACGACATCATCGCTGCCGGCGACCTCTCCACCGACAAGGGTGACGACGAGGAAGGCGGTGCCGGCGGCATGGGCGGCATGGGCGGAATGGGTGGCATGGGCGGCGCTATGTAA
- a CDS encoding RAD55 family ATPase, with amino-acid sequence MTTSPADDTYAVGDAVPDPALDSLPAGTNLLLVGDGASGASDLLYRILAQAPRVSERVIIVTTEGDAGTVTRRYRTKLADPDSLEHLFVVDASLSGLARDTGPLSPTRVEAASSPADITGIGIGVTNHLRSIGTDRIRLGTVSLSPILEKLGAERTFAFFHVLTGRVRRAGHLGLFVVDPSRHEATHVDVLQSLTDGAFRFRQTEDGRTFRGEGTVDAVSDWTPLD; translated from the coding sequence GTGACAACCTCTCCGGCGGACGACACGTACGCGGTCGGCGACGCCGTCCCCGACCCGGCGCTCGACTCGCTCCCGGCCGGGACGAACCTCCTCCTCGTCGGCGACGGCGCGAGCGGCGCGTCCGACCTCCTCTATCGGATTCTCGCCCAGGCACCACGGGTGAGCGAACGGGTCATCATCGTGACGACCGAGGGCGACGCCGGGACGGTCACCAGACGGTACCGGACGAAACTCGCGGACCCGGACTCGCTCGAACACCTGTTCGTGGTCGACGCCTCGCTGTCCGGACTCGCGCGGGACACGGGCCCGCTCTCGCCCACCCGGGTCGAGGCGGCCTCGTCACCGGCCGACATCACGGGTATCGGCATCGGGGTCACGAACCACCTGCGCTCCATCGGGACCGACCGCATCCGCCTCGGAACGGTTTCGCTCTCGCCCATCCTGGAGAAACTCGGTGCCGAGCGCACGTTCGCGTTCTTCCACGTCCTGACGGGCCGTGTCCGACGAGCGGGACATCTGGGACTGTTCGTCGTCGACCCCTCCCGCCACGAGGCGACACACGTCGACGTCCTGCAGTCGCTCACCGACGGAGCCTTCCGGTTTCGGCAGACCGAGGACGGACGCACGTTCCGCGGGGAAGGCACCGTCGACGCCGTCTCCGACTGGACGCCGCTCGACTGA
- a CDS encoding DUF7535 family protein — protein MSADSDTDIQPTDDAGVLKRAYRSVSPRYQSHPNAEMDSIGWAVFLGMLVLFVPLLPFLVIVWLLARGIDALAGLRGRE, from the coding sequence ATGAGTGCTGATTCGGACACCGACATCCAGCCGACCGACGACGCAGGCGTACTGAAGCGAGCCTACCGGAGCGTCTCGCCCCGGTACCAGTCACACCCGAACGCCGAGATGGACTCCATCGGGTGGGCCGTGTTCCTCGGCATGCTCGTGTTGTTCGTCCCGCTGTTGCCGTTCCTCGTCATCGTCTGGCTGCTGGCGCGGGGCATCGACGCGCTGGCGGGCCTACGCGGGCGCGAGTGA
- the leuS gene encoding leucine--tRNA ligase — MDYDPQELEERWRERWAETGRYEPDPDGEDEDVTFLTVPYPYPSGGMHIGHARTYTVPDVYARYRRQQGDTVLFPIAWHVTGTPIIGAVERLKKGEEKQLSVLRDTYNVPEDTLQELETPMGYARYFIENHYKQGMRQLGLSVDWRREFTTNDDHYSQFITWQYETLKERGLLEKGLHPVKYCTNEQQPVTTHDLLEGEEAEFQEYTLVRFGWEADGEEGEKIVVPMATLRPETVKGVTNAYIDPDADYVLADVDGETWLVSAKAAEKLRLQDHEVVVEAEFTGERLVGEEVENPITGDAVLVLPAGFVDADNATGVVMSVPAHSPDDYVALQEAKADHERLERYGIDPARVDAIEPVPILEIEGYGEIPAKDAVEEHGIESSDDPALEDATKELYNREFHAGTLLPMYDEFAGEVVEDVRGRFREHYRDAGAFGSMQEFSEEVICRCGGEVAVAKQDTWFLRYNDEAWKRKAKEVVENMECIPENTRGEYTHTIDWLNEWPCIRNYGLGTRLPWDRDFVIEPLSDSTIYMAYYTLAHRIQEIPPEELDRAFFDALFYGPDAVDDPDERALELREEWEYWYPVDYRFSANDLISNHLTFYLFHHAELFDRENWPQGIVIMGMGLLEGEKMSSSKGHVVLPGAAIDEYGADTVRFFLLNSAEPWQDYDWRAEQVESVRNQLDRFWNRATQLIDEGAEGSTFGDDGGSPATVPDDLERVDYWLLSKLQETIRAVTEAMDNAETRSASQAAFYNFEEHLRWYRRRADRSRESAQWTLRHVLETRLRLLAPFVPFLANELHEQLTGTPAEDAPWPVVSADLEREAVELEERQIERLADDVNDIVDVTGTDPSVIRVYVAAQWKHDVFETVSEVGDDVGAVMGQVMQDPELRERGNEVNDLVGELTEQVRGLDDETLGAMTDLDEYAVYEGAVDFLEREFDAEVELYRENDDDIIDPADRASGAVPFRPAVHIE, encoded by the coding sequence ATGGATTACGACCCGCAGGAACTCGAGGAGCGCTGGCGGGAGCGCTGGGCCGAGACGGGGCGATACGAGCCCGACCCCGACGGGGAAGACGAGGACGTGACCTTCCTGACCGTGCCGTACCCGTATCCCAGCGGCGGGATGCACATCGGGCACGCCCGGACGTACACCGTGCCGGACGTCTACGCCCGGTACCGGCGGCAGCAAGGCGACACCGTCCTCTTCCCCATCGCCTGGCACGTCACGGGGACGCCCATCATCGGGGCCGTCGAGCGCCTGAAGAAGGGCGAGGAGAAGCAACTCTCGGTCCTCCGCGACACGTACAACGTGCCCGAGGACACCCTGCAGGAGCTAGAGACGCCGATGGGGTATGCGAGATACTTCATCGAGAACCACTACAAGCAGGGGATGCGCCAGTTGGGACTCTCCGTGGACTGGCGCCGGGAGTTCACCACCAACGACGACCACTACTCGCAGTTCATCACGTGGCAGTACGAGACACTCAAGGAGAGAGGCCTGCTGGAGAAGGGCCTCCACCCCGTCAAGTACTGCACGAACGAGCAGCAGCCGGTCACGACCCACGACCTCCTCGAAGGCGAGGAGGCGGAGTTCCAAGAGTACACGCTGGTCCGGTTCGGGTGGGAAGCGGACGGCGAGGAGGGCGAGAAAATCGTCGTCCCGATGGCGACACTCCGGCCCGAGACGGTGAAGGGCGTGACGAACGCCTACATCGACCCCGACGCCGACTACGTGCTCGCCGACGTGGACGGCGAGACGTGGCTCGTCTCCGCGAAGGCGGCCGAGAAGCTCCGTCTGCAGGACCACGAAGTCGTCGTCGAAGCGGAGTTCACCGGCGAACGGCTCGTCGGCGAAGAGGTCGAGAACCCCATCACGGGCGACGCCGTTCTGGTGCTTCCCGCCGGGTTCGTCGACGCCGACAACGCCACCGGCGTCGTGATGTCCGTCCCGGCGCACTCGCCCGACGACTACGTCGCCCTCCAAGAGGCGAAGGCGGACCACGAGCGACTGGAGCGGTACGGTATCGACCCCGCGCGGGTCGACGCCATCGAACCGGTACCCATCCTCGAAATCGAGGGCTACGGCGAGATTCCCGCGAAGGACGCCGTCGAGGAGCACGGCATCGAGTCGTCCGACGACCCCGCCCTCGAAGACGCGACGAAGGAACTGTACAACCGCGAGTTCCACGCGGGGACGCTGCTCCCGATGTACGACGAGTTCGCGGGCGAGGTGGTCGAGGACGTGCGGGGACGGTTCCGCGAGCACTACCGCGATGCGGGCGCGTTCGGGTCGATGCAGGAGTTCTCCGAGGAGGTCATCTGTCGCTGCGGCGGGGAGGTCGCCGTCGCCAAGCAGGACACGTGGTTCCTGCGGTACAACGACGAGGCGTGGAAGCGGAAGGCGAAGGAAGTCGTCGAGAACATGGAGTGCATCCCCGAGAACACCCGTGGGGAGTACACCCACACCATCGACTGGCTGAACGAGTGGCCCTGCATCCGAAACTACGGGCTGGGGACCCGCCTCCCGTGGGACCGCGACTTCGTCATCGAGCCGCTGTCGGACTCGACCATCTACATGGCGTACTACACGCTGGCGCACCGCATTCAGGAGATTCCCCCGGAAGAGCTCGACCGCGCGTTCTTCGACGCGCTCTTTTATGGCCCCGACGCCGTCGACGACCCCGACGAACGGGCGCTCGAACTGCGCGAGGAATGGGAGTACTGGTACCCCGTCGACTACCGCTTCTCGGCGAACGACCTCATCTCGAACCACCTCACCTTCTATCTGTTCCACCACGCGGAGCTGTTCGACCGGGAGAACTGGCCGCAGGGCATCGTCATCATGGGGATGGGCCTCTTGGAGGGCGAGAAGATGTCCTCCTCGAAGGGGCACGTCGTGCTCCCCGGCGCGGCCATCGACGAGTACGGCGCCGACACCGTCCGCTTTTTCCTCCTGAACTCGGCGGAGCCGTGGCAGGACTACGACTGGCGCGCCGAGCAGGTCGAGAGCGTCCGAAACCAACTAGACAGGTTCTGGAACCGCGCCACACAACTCATCGACGAGGGGGCCGAGGGGTCGACGTTCGGTGACGACGGGGGGAGCCCCGCGACGGTCCCCGACGACCTGGAGAGAGTGGACTACTGGCTCCTCTCGAAGCTCCAGGAGACGATTCGAGCGGTCACGGAGGCGATGGACAACGCCGAGACGCGCTCGGCGTCGCAGGCCGCCTTCTACAACTTCGAGGAACACCTCAGATGGTACCGTCGGCGCGCCGACCGAAGCAGGGAGAGCGCCCAGTGGACGCTCCGGCACGTCCTCGAAACCCGCCTGCGACTGCTGGCACCGTTCGTCCCGTTCCTCGCGAACGAACTCCACGAGCAGTTGACGGGGACGCCCGCCGAGGACGCCCCGTGGCCCGTCGTGTCGGCCGACCTCGAACGCGAGGCCGTCGAACTCGAAGAGCGACAGATCGAACGGCTCGCCGACGACGTGAACGACATCGTCGACGTGACCGGCACGGACCCCTCGGTCATCAGGGTGTACGTCGCCGCCCAGTGGAAGCACGACGTGTTCGAGACGGTGAGCGAGGTGGGCGACGACGTCGGTGCGGTGATGGGGCAGGTCATGCAGGACCCGGAACTCCGCGAGCGCGGGAACGAGGTGAACGACCTCGTCGGGGAACTCACCGAGCAGGTCCGCGGCCTCGACGACGAGACGCTGGGGGCGATGACCGACCTCGACGAGTACGCCGTCTACGAGGGGGCGGTCGACTTCCTCGAACGCGAGTTCGACGCCGAGGTCGAACTCTACCGCGAGAACGACGACGACATCATCGACCCCGCCGACCGCGCGAGCGGTGCGGTCCCGTTCCGCCCGGCCGTCCACATCGAGTGA
- the hsp14 gene encoding archaeal heat shock protein Hsp14, translating to MMRRSNFGNSGDSPFDFERMFERMNRQFEEMNRQFARFAETRPALESGDSDSMPTVWSQGGIQVDVAERDDSVAVTADLPGFEKDEISLSVANDALTIRAEHDVDDAYESENYVRRERRHHTVHRTVPLPVEVREEEASASYTNGVLTVTLPVVETDDEDDDSHHIDIE from the coding sequence ATGATGCGACGTTCCAACTTCGGTAACTCCGGTGACAGCCCGTTCGACTTCGAGCGAATGTTCGAGCGCATGAACCGCCAGTTCGAGGAGATGAACCGCCAGTTCGCCCGCTTCGCCGAGACGCGCCCCGCGCTGGAGTCCGGTGACTCCGACTCCATGCCCACGGTGTGGAGCCAGGGCGGCATCCAGGTCGACGTCGCCGAGCGCGACGACAGCGTGGCCGTCACGGCCGACCTCCCCGGCTTCGAGAAGGACGAGATCAGCCTCTCGGTCGCCAACGACGCGCTCACCATCCGCGCCGAGCACGATGTCGACGACGCGTACGAGTCCGAGAACTACGTCCGCCGCGAGCGCCGCCACCACACCGTCCACCGCACCGTCCCCCTCCCCGTCGAGGTACGCGAGGAGGAGGCGAGCGCGTCGTACACCAACGGCGTTCTCACCGTCACCCTCCCCGTCGTCGAGACGGACGACGAGGACGACGACAGCCACCACATCGACATCGAATAA
- the hsp14 gene encoding archaeal heat shock protein Hsp14, translating to MADRPNPFTDIERFFEQMNRTFGDVNVPTRPHEVAVDVAETESEIVVSADLPGFERDDITISVAGRDLSIAADHEEETETEEESDDTRYVRRERTHRALSRTVRLPDEVDEEAASATYTNGVLTVTLPRETVDDDDESHTIDID from the coding sequence ATGGCTGACAGACCGAACCCCTTCACGGATATCGAGCGGTTCTTCGAGCAGATGAATCGAACCTTCGGCGACGTGAACGTCCCCACCCGCCCGCACGAGGTGGCCGTCGACGTGGCAGAGACCGAGAGCGAAATCGTCGTCTCGGCCGACCTTCCCGGCTTCGAGCGCGACGATATCACCATCTCGGTGGCGGGACGGGACCTCTCCATCGCCGCCGACCACGAGGAAGAGACCGAAACCGAGGAGGAAAGCGACGACACCCGGTACGTCCGCCGCGAGCGAACTCACCGTGCCCTCTCCCGAACCGTCCGCCTGCCCGACGAAGTCGACGAGGAAGCCGCGAGCGCCACGTACACCAACGGCGTCCTCACCGTCACGCTCCCCCGGGAGACGGTCGACGACGACGACGAGTCACACACCATCGACATCGACTAG
- a CDS encoding NUDIX domain-containing protein — MLLVRRSDEVGTYRGKWGAVSGYAEGDPEAAARWEIAEETGLADAVTVVRRGDPLAFTDDDRSVRWVVHPFLFDCSERGVTPNEEVAETAWVAPPEIRRRETVPKLWEAYDRVRPTVRTVETDTDHGSAWLSLRALEVLRDEAGLASEDDAGETGWERLVDVAAALLDARPSMTALGNRVNRAMTEASEADRRPESVERAAHDGIGRALDADRSASRAVAERLAGEHVLTLSRSGTVERALSRGGESEGPAHVYVAESRPAREGVGVAERLAEAGVGVTLLTDAAVAHVLSGGLGSEVERVVVGADTVLPDGSVVNKTGTRGVAIAASNESVPVDVVTATDKVATTATVAGEEGPAEAVYDGDEDVAAANPTFDRTPAAFVARFVTERGALEAEDVAAVADELRALAAWQD, encoded by the coding sequence GTGCTCCTCGTCCGACGGAGCGACGAGGTCGGGACCTATCGGGGGAAGTGGGGCGCCGTCTCGGGCTACGCCGAGGGCGACCCGGAGGCGGCCGCGCGGTGGGAGATAGCAGAGGAGACGGGCCTCGCCGACGCCGTGACGGTGGTTCGACGCGGGGACCCGCTCGCCTTTACCGACGACGACCGCTCGGTTCGGTGGGTCGTCCACCCGTTCCTGTTCGACTGTTCGGAGCGCGGCGTGACGCCGAACGAGGAAGTCGCGGAGACGGCGTGGGTCGCGCCGCCCGAGATTCGCCGGCGCGAGACGGTCCCGAAGCTCTGGGAGGCGTACGACCGCGTCCGGCCCACCGTTCGGACCGTCGAGACCGACACCGACCACGGCTCCGCGTGGCTCTCGCTTCGCGCGCTCGAAGTGCTGCGTGACGAGGCGGGGCTGGCGAGTGAGGACGACGCGGGTGAGACGGGATGGGAGCGACTGGTCGACGTCGCCGCGGCCCTCCTCGACGCCCGGCCGAGCATGACCGCGCTCGGGAACCGGGTGAACCGAGCGATGACCGAGGCCAGCGAGGCCGACCGGAGGCCGGAGAGCGTCGAACGGGCGGCACACGACGGAATCGGACGGGCGCTCGACGCCGACCGGAGCGCCTCCCGAGCGGTTGCCGAACGCCTCGCCGGCGAACACGTGCTCACCCTCTCGCGGTCGGGGACGGTCGAGCGCGCGCTCTCCCGAGGGGGAGAGAGCGAGGGTCCCGCGCACGTCTACGTCGCCGAGTCGCGTCCGGCCCGCGAGGGCGTGGGCGTGGCCGAGCGACTCGCCGAGGCGGGCGTCGGCGTGACGCTTCTCACGGACGCGGCGGTCGCACACGTCCTGAGCGGCGGGCTCGGAAGCGAAGTCGAGAGGGTGGTCGTCGGTGCCGACACGGTCCTCCCTGACGGAAGCGTCGTGAACAAGACTGGCACGCGCGGTGTCGCCATCGCGGCGTCGAACGAGAGCGTCCCCGTCGACGTGGTGACGGCGACCGACAAAGTGGCGACGACGGCGACCGTCGCGGGCGAGGAGGGGCCGGCCGAGGCGGTGTACGACGGCGACGAGGACGTAGCCGCGGCGAACCCGACGTTCGACCGGACGCCCGCGGCGTTCGTGGCCCGGTTCGTCACCGAACGGGGTGCGCTCGAAGCAGAGGACGTCGCAGCGGTGGCCGACGAGTTGCGGGCGCTCGCGGCGTGGCAGGACTGA
- the hisH gene encoding imidazole glycerol phosphate synthase subunit HisH, whose amino-acid sequence MSISEPAEETLASVVMVDYGLGNLRSAMRGLERAGADVTISDDPAAFDDADGIVLPGVGAFSEGMENAGPFREALAEAAAEGTPVFGICLGMQMLLTSSEEADHAGEGEVEGLDFIPGRNLRFDEGQKVPHMGWNELRVRREHPLVDGVDGGYAYFVHSYYAAPDDEEAVVATTDYGVDFPSVVANEEGTVFGTQFHPEKSGETGLRILRNFVELCADEA is encoded by the coding sequence ATGAGCATCTCGGAACCCGCCGAGGAGACGCTGGCGTCCGTGGTCATGGTCGACTACGGCCTGGGCAACCTCCGCTCGGCGATGCGCGGACTCGAACGCGCGGGCGCCGACGTCACCATCTCGGACGACCCCGCGGCGTTCGACGACGCCGACGGCATCGTCCTGCCCGGCGTCGGGGCGTTCAGCGAGGGAATGGAGAACGCGGGGCCGTTCCGCGAGGCGCTCGCGGAGGCCGCCGCCGAGGGAACGCCGGTGTTCGGCATCTGCCTCGGGATGCAGATGCTCCTCACCTCCAGCGAGGAGGCCGACCACGCCGGCGAGGGGGAGGTCGAGGGCCTCGACTTCATCCCGGGGCGGAACCTCCGGTTCGACGAGGGGCAGAAGGTCCCCCACATGGGGTGGAACGAACTCCGAGTTCGAAGAGAGCACCCGCTCGTCGACGGGGTGGATGGCGGCTACGCCTACTTCGTCCACTCGTACTACGCCGCGCCCGACGACGAGGAGGCGGTGGTGGCTACTACGGACTACGGCGTCGACTTCCCCTCGGTGGTCGCCAACGAGGAGGGGACCGTCTTCGGGACGCAGTTCCACCCCGAGAAGTCCGGGGAAACCGGATTACGAATCCTGCGGAACTTCGTCGAACTCTGCGCGGACGAGGCGTGA